A window of Fusarium musae strain F31 chromosome 1, whole genome shotgun sequence genomic DNA:
GTTGGTAGAGGGGCAAGGATGTGATTGCGAGATATCCTACAAAGGTCCGTTGTTGGGAACCTAGCAGAATTGAAAAAAGTTCCTTTGATATCAGGTTGCCCATGACTCTTCACGGCGAGGCATCAACGATCCATAAAGAGTATAGTTCGTTTCTAATGCAAGGTATGATGTGCAGAACGTGAATGCCATAGTGTGGTATCAACGGGATCCGGCTATCAAGTGTACTTCCTAGTACAGAATACTTCATATCACCCGGCACCGGGGTTACGGGGCTCTCGCGCAAGATCTTTTGACAAGCCTCCTCCTTTGTGTCTCTTGCGTTAAGCAAAATGAGGCCGGCATCGTTCTGTCACCGCTCGTCAGCCACTAGAGGTGACAATGCAGGGTCTTTTCGAGCCCGCCAATCAACACCACAAACCATTCGTGTAGTTGGCGGAGACTGACAAGGTCCAGCACGATcagcaaccttcttgaaCGATAGATTTGATGACAAGGATCTGGTGAGGTTGTGTCCGCAGGTAGGCAGTAGAATTGATGCCTCGGGCTCTGGATTTCAGTTCCAGGCAGTATGATTTCCTATACGCAGCTGCCTTGAAATTTCTGTTGAAAGTAGTATGTTTTCGGATCGTAGTTGGCAATAATTGAAGAAACTGCCCTGAGCGTTGTGTAATACGGAGTCAAAAAGTCCACCCGGCGGGTTGGGAATGCCGTTCCCGGGACGTTTGGCCCGTGCGGAGATCGCTAAATTCAGTGGGCATCTGGAAGGTGGACCCGGCGAACCGTTTATGGAAGGACCTTCAACGAGCGGGCAATACTATCCCGTCTTATCCATCCCATCGGGCTGCCTCAGACAAGTAGAGATACAATTGAATTAAACTGGATCGGATATTGTAGAAACcccccctttttttttaatctacTGAGAAAGCCAGTCAGTATATGCGATCTCAGAGCGGGCAAGATCGGATACCAACAGCTGCAATGGATAGACTCTCTTGAGACTGTTTAGATGCTGCATACGGAGTAGAAGACTGACCATTGCCAAAATTCATGATCAACAACTTGACAGCATCTGCTGTGATCCTTGTTGTACTAATCGGAAGTTATCTCAAACTGCTACAATTGTCAAGGGCATGATCCTGGCATAGCGATGGATAATGCCGTATTTTCGGGATATTTGATCCCGACGTCTCACTCCAATGTTTTGTCAAATGCCCGATGGTTCCATACTCCAGATGTTTTCTTACTATTGACTTGGTAGGTATATGTCTTAGATCTGGTTCGAAGGGGTGCTTTCTGCATCCTGCGCCAACCAATAATGCATGTCTCAGGAGACCATCCAAGTTTGGGTTGATGAGTCACGTCGCCGAGAACTATGTACTCTGAATGGGTGTTGATATGGTACATACTGCTTGGCTACGAACTGTAGGGATCAGCCAGGCGACCACCAAACTTCACACGAACCGTCTATATGAGGTTAGGTACTCTGCAACGGCTTGACTAGGTATGGTGTACCTAACAGTCCTTTTCCAATCGACAGTGGGTTATGTCACTGTATGTGAGGGGACCGTCAAAGGCTTTATCTATTATCTCCCAGAAGAATACACACTTTATTTTGATTTCACAGTCGCTGTATCTAAATTACATTTCTAGGTTTTATTTTTAGACAATTTTCATAAGTTCATCCTACCCGATGTGAGACAATACGGATATGTTAACTTGTAAGAAACACCACGGGCAGGTCTACGAATATGCACACTGACGATGTTGGCTCCTCTtgcttaggtaggtatattTACATCACCACAATGCAGCAACCTAAAATTTTCTCTCACTTTGAACACATGCCACATATTTTCAAGCTCATGTATTCTTGATAAGATCGAGATCGATATACTCAAAAGCTCAAACTCGTAGTGCAACACCAAAACTCCACTCTTTATCACATCCATAACATGGGACGATGCCGCAATGGCAAAAGGCGATGACGCCTTCAACCTTCCACCCTGTACCGTGGGCAATTATGGTCTTCCATGATACCCCAAAAATGGATTTTGAAACAAAAAATTTGGTGCCGGAAGACCCAGCTTCTGGACGACCTTTGCCCGCTTCGGCTTCTCCAACATCGGGCTTCCGTCCGTTCTTCCCCGCCTCCGCCGTCAATGaatgagtgaatgaatggatgTCAAGAGCCAGTAATTGAATGGACGTCCACCATGACCGGCACAAACTCTCGGATCCCAATGTCATACTCATTCGACCTTCGTGCGCCCATCAGAAGAGAAAGTACAACAACCGTGTTACCGACCACATCTGCAACATCGCCAGGCTTCTACTGCAACTCGCCAGAAGAGCCCACCTCCCAAGACGGTCAAGATCACGATGATGCTCAATCCCAAGGATCGGGTAAACGACAGCGGCGACTGGCCACCACCGACTTCACCCGCAGGAAACGCGCTGTGACGGCTTGTCAATTCTGCCGTGTCCGTAAGACAAAGTGCGATAATGTTCGTCCAACTTGTGGCTTTTGTGTGCGACATAGAGCCAAGTGCATCTATTTAGACGCAGACAGCGAGATGGGAAATGAGTGGGTGGAAGATGCAGTTTCCAATCGTCAGATACTGGACCGCCTAGATGAAATCAAAGAGATACTCCAGAAAACCAACGACTCACCTCGACCTTTCTCAGATGTTGAGCCTATACTCATTAATACCGAAGCCCCCCAAACACCTGCAGCTGGCAGCCCATGGACAAGGTTCTCTGCTGGTGCACAATACGAAACACAAAAGCGATCACAAGTGCAACCGCACGAATCTGAACGACTTCCTTTTGCTGCTCTACGTTGTGAATCCCTGCTTCAATGGCCGGCCCTCAGCAACATTATCCCGAGCGATGCCCGTCACATCGACTCCTTCCCACTAAGTCCGGGATACCAAGAAAGCAGTGTACAGAAACCAAACAGTACCGGGAAGGGCATTGATGAATCCTCATTTGTCACCCTGTGCCGGAAGTTTCTTGCACATGTACATCCCCGAAATCCGGTTCTGGACGGACAGCAACTTATGAGGCATGCTCGTACGACAGAAGAGAATGGTCTGAAATGGGACACTTCATCCTGCCTCGTTGTAAGCCCGCCACTTCCCTTCATATTTTACCAATCTAACAATTTTAGCTCTTGTCATGTGCTCTGGCTGAATATACTGGCTTTTGGATAAAGCCAAATGAGTATCTTGTCCTGCCAACTCGGGAGCAGCTTCAGCAAAGAGACGACCCCGACCAGGGCCCCAGGGCTGAACCATACTATGCAGCGGCGCAAAAGAGGATGGGTCTTCTTGGGAATACTATTGAAGATATTCAGTGTTTTGTCTTGGCGACCATCTTCGAGAAATTTGCCTTTCGCCCGTTGAGGGCGTGGTACTACGTTCAACAAGCCTGTTCTCGTCTGGAGATTCATCTGCGCCAGCGTGGTGAAAGACCCCGGGTACCTTTTCGGCAAAACAACCCGGCAGACTATCATCTAGAGCAGAGACTCTTCTGGACCTGTTTTCGAGCAGAAAGGTCAGTAATTCCACCAATAAATTCGATAGTTGAGTATTGATCAGTTCGCAGTGAGCTTGTCTTTGAACTAGGATTGCGACCAAGTGCCCTCGAGAGTTTCTCATACCCAGAGCCGCTTCCGACACCCCCACAAGGCCTATTAGCTGGAACTGGGCAGACTCCAAGAAGCGAAGGATCGCATATCGATCAGGATGAAGCGCAACGCTCTGTCGACGAGCGAGGGTGGTACTACTACCTGTCCGAAATATCCATCCGGCGTACGGTCGACGAGACCTTGAACCTTTTGTACAGAAACGGGGAAGGGTATTGGATGAAGCACCCAACATACTTGATTCGTCAGTATCATGAATCTGAGCAACAGATATCGCAGTGGTAAGTTTCTACTTGACTTGGCGTGAAATACAAGCTGACGCACCGAGTTTTAGGCATTACCATCTTCCTGTTGCAGTTCAGTTTGAAAAGGATAAACTTCCAGAAGAGGAATTTGCATCTGCTCTTCAAGGCAGGGCATCCCTCTGGCAAGAGTATACGCTTCGCCCTATCTTTTATTACCTGCTGCACTGTTCTCAGGATGATCCTGTCTTTCCTCAAGTACACACCCTTGCGCTCAAAGAACTCGATATCTGCGCCAAAATGATCCATCGTCTCTCTTTCCAAGGGCGTCATGGCGGTACATGGCTGATATCTCGTAAGATTTTCCTAAGCGCATGTATTGTTCTTACTGCTGCCTCTAATCCGCACCGAATTCATCCTCCTGATCAGTGGCAGATGCTTATTGAACTTGCAATACACACACTGGAGCGTTGGGCAGtggatgctgttgatgttgaacagATGGCCAAGATTTTGAGACACATGTATCAACAAGTATGAACAATAATACATAGCTTAATGTATAATTAACAATTGAAAACTCTACTAATGATCATAGCTTGTTGTAAACTCCAGTTTTTGTATAATAAATCACTAGGTTTAGCAGACTCTGGTAGAGGTGACGGAAGACCCTGTAGGGAAAATAGCACTTATTTGCATTTCTCCTCTTACATCTTGCTATCGTCacaaagctttatttaaatcaTGAAGTTCGTGTATTCAATCTGGGGTCATAAATCGTTACTGGCTAAAGTACTAATAAAGAGATTTCTGAATGGACGCTGAGCCTGCGAAACATATTGCCTGACTGCATGTATCGTCCAAGTAAAGGAATAAAATCACAATCACACATATTAAAGAGAGAATTTGAGTCTCCTCGTCTCACTCCTCGTCAGAATCGTTGAGAGTCTTCTCGAATCCCTCAAGGGGGACTGCGGTTTTGATGTAGTCGCGGAATCCACGGCTCATCTTCACAACTGCCCTGAGATGCTTCTCACTGATTGTAACCCGCTCCAAATTCTCCCCTTGAGCTTCATTCTCGGCCAGAGCGAGGGCTGTTTGCATGGCATTGCGGATCTCTCGCCCATTCCATTTCAGACTACGAACATCATGGCTGTTCCACACAAAGTCGCGAGCCGCACCAGAAACATGGATCAAACCGTTTGAATCTCGACTCAAGCGATCAAAGTTATGTGTCCAGATGCGCTCACAGTCCTCGTGAGTAAGACTCTTGTAATGCAATGCGACATGAATACGGCTGAGGAATGCAGTATCGAATGACTGAACACGATTGGTCGTCAGGAAGAGAACTCCGCGGTAGTACTCGAGGGCCCGAAGAAACACAGATACAAGGCCGTTCCGGGTAATATCCTTAGAGCGGCGGCGCTCGAGGTAGACATCCGCTtcgtcaagaaggacaagagcaCCATAGCGTtgaccaagctcaagaaagTAGCTCAAGTTGGCCTCAACATTGAACGAGTCGACGCTAAGATCGCCACTGGTAAGTGAAATAAGAGGCCGATTGGTGAGCTCGGCGACGCATTCAGCGGTGCACGTCTTTCCAACGCCAGGTGCACCATGGAGCAAGAAGATTCGGCCTTCTCCTTTGTTCTTCACAAAGTCATTGCCCCAGGGGGACAGCTTCCCGTCTCCCAAGTCAGCAGCAAACTTTCCAATCAAGGCCTTAACAGTCATCTTGACCTCatcgtcaagaacaagatactTGAAAGCTTCCTTGTCCGtcttcagctgcttcagGTTGGCGATGTTCAAGTGACCCCATCGGCGGTCGCCAAGGAGGAATCCTGGCATAGTCTTACTGCACACAAGATAGAAGAGGTCACTATCTGGGGGAGAGTCTTGGGTaggatcaagatcttcgaaTCCATGATACGGGCTTTCGGTACTATAGCTTGGGCGGTTTGCCATACAGGCATCGCAGCCACATCGCGGGAGATCCTTGGGAAGATGGTCCTTGGAGGGAGGCGCGGTTTCATTGTAAACCGGGACGCGATGGTAGCGACCTCCACGCATGTTATCGGGTCCTTGATTATAAAATGTATCAAACCCGGGGGCATCACATATGACACGGCCGCACATGAAGCCGGTTGGCCCACGGCATTGTCTGTTGCTGGGCCCAGAATTCACAAGAAGTCCCTCGTAATCCATGTATGTTGGCCGCTTCAAGAGCTCCCAATAGAGCTTGCCTAGAGCAATGTTCTTTTCCTTCATTGCCATTCCACCTTGGGCTTCGAGGTCTTCCGGCCAAAAAGCTGCAGGGATGATGGAAAGGCTCCCGATGGCTTGCTCACCAAGCCAAGGAGAGAGGTTGTAGCTGAACATGAAGCGATTGACTTTTGTACCGTTTGACTCAAGCATCCAGCAATTAATGTTATACACATCACAGGAGTTGTTGTTTCCCTGTCCAATGGTGACGCTACTGATAACATATGGGGTCCAGATATCATAGCGTTTTGCGTAGAAGACTTCACCTGGCTTGAGCAGAAGCCAAAAAAGATCAAAGGTAGCCCTTGGGGTAGCAAGTTGATGACGACGCTCCTCACGACGGATCTCATCGCCGAGGTTATCgtcaaggaacttgaggagAACGTCGATATGCTTTGATGTAGTCGCGGCGTAGTCAGTGTCATGGGCCAATGGTTGGTTATCCTTGTAACGGGCGAGCTCCTGTCTATGATGGTAGAGGACCCGGTAAGGGGCATTGATCTTGACAGGCTTGCCGTCAAAGCTGACGTAAGGATAGTAGGCTACTACGGCCTTGAGGGCATTGATAAGGTGATCTGAATGAATGATCATGAAGGGACGGGAAATTTCTGGACCAGGAACCTCGGGATCTTGACCTTCATCGGGGTAGAGATTGTCGTAGCGATAATCAATGTTCTCGAATGCTTCAGTAATCGGCCTGTCTTCCTGGTCTCGAGGTCCTCGAGACCGACGGTGGATAGGGATGGGGGAACGGCTCCGGGGTAAGACCTTCGTGATGATCTCGATAACAGGCTTCTCATCTCCAGTTGCATCGTCATCGACTACGAGGTTGATATCGCCATTGAATCCATACGGGGGAACATGCTTGAAAGCAGCGTCGCTCTGACGGCCTGTCATACGGTTAGCTCAATATCAACATTGAGAATACATGGCTGAAAACTGACATTCTATGACATTATTTTGCCAACCGAGATACTTGACCACATGAAGGACGTCTGGCACTTTGCCATCGATCTTGAGGATTTCTGTTTTTGGGCACACCCTGGGCATAGAGGCCATGGGCGGACTATGTCTATATCTCGGCCTGGACCTAGGGGGGATGTCCTCGAAGCTCACGATGGAGCTGGTGTCATCGCCCTCGACGACGTTGAGTtcatgaggctgaggagtaCCCATGATGATTCCAAAGAACAAACAAGCTTATAGAGAGATACGAAAGTCACAGGAATCAAGAAGCAGTTATGTCAAGAGAGCCCGAAGATAAGAGAACAAGTCGACTAGGGAAGAAACCGTGAGCATCCTGTCTGCTTTATAGAGCAATTGACAAAGCTGTGTAAGCTGAGACTGGCCTACCACGAAATTGAGAAACATTCTACCCAATCAAGGAGTTCCGCTGTCATTAGCTATGGTACCAGTCAAGGCAGCAGCGCCTAGTTCCAAGCCCCGGGCTGTTTGCCTTGAGCAAGTGTAACACAGTTCTGGAATAGCCTACAGGGAGGCAGGAAACCGTAGGACCTCAATACCAGATGAGAGAAAGTTTAGGCAAGCTTGCTCAAATTGCCTAAGCTTAGTGTGGTCTTTGAAGAGGTTATTTTGGCATCGCTATCACTGTCTACTTTCTTACTCCCTGGGTGTAGCACATGGAGATGTTGGGAATCCCAGCTGCAACACAGCCCTACGAGGCAGTGCTGGAGGTCAAAAGTGGATCTGTCGTTTGATGTGTGGGGTTTCATAGGTAGTGTGAACCTATTGTGAGGTAGTGAGGTGAGGGGACATACATATGTAAGCTCCCAGATCATTACTCCATCAAACAGCCCGGTCATTCACTCCAGGGACCAGTAGACCTTATCGACGATATTAGGCATTTTTCTCTTTGGCTTGAGGTTGCTGTCTCGTCTCATactgaaaaaaaaaaagaaagaaagaaagaaagaaaaagatttgAAATAAGTAAATCATTTCGCCTTATTGAGTAAGGAATCAACTCTCAATTCTTGGTTGCGTGCAGGAGTAGGCTACCATCCACGAGGTTGCACCGCCTTCCAAAATGCTCCATAGTGAGTGAGCCTTGGGCTACCTTACTTACCCCTCCCTACCTTACTATATGCAGCCATCCATCGGAACTATCTATGTGGTCCTGCAGGCCCATCTGGACCCAAGCAAGCCAGCAGAGAGCTCTCAGTGCATAATGCTCTCCTGGTATGCCCCCATCCGAGGTTGATAACTTGACATGTATGTGATCACTCTATGGACCAATCCATCGAGAGTGACTGCAAATTGAGCGTCGGGCCCCTGAGTCAATCCTTGATTGATTACTGCGCGAACTAGGGCGGCGAAGTGTCGACGATAACCTTTCTCAATTTCAATGTCTGCCAACTGTTGTTCATTGGGCCCTCTTGTGAGTATGATCAGAGGTGAATGGGGAAGCTCGTCCTGGTCGGTGGTTTCAGTGTGACCGTAAGGCTGCAACAGCTCATATGAGGAGCAGTTGTTCTGTGCAATGTACTTCTCGAGTGGAAGCAGAATCTCCCGGAAGCCATACTGACAGCCTGTGACGTCGATCAGCCATTGTTCTCCTGATGAGTCCAACGTCGCTTCAATAATGGTGTGGAACTTCCGGTCTGTCATGATGCCATCAGGGGGGTGAAATTTGATAGTGAGGGGAGGATTCTGAATCTCAACAACGGCGACATCCATTCGAGAAACAATTCCTAATCGATAACTATTAGCAGGATGACCCCTGGATCGCAATAAACGGCTTAACCTACCGGCCAAGAGACCCCTGGCCATCGGACCAAGGAGAGAAATCGCCATAGTACACTGGTTTACTAAAAGAGCAGCCTGTTTGTGATCTTCAATACCTGTGAGGTGGCTCGGGAAAGGATGGCGCTCAATTCGATTCGGGGTGTGTGTGAGGACTAGAGTTCCGTTGTCTTCGTCATGTTCAATCCTTGTCACATGAATGTCGTACACAACCTCCTTGTACGCCAAAAGTGCTGCCTTGAGTAGCTCGGCCGTACGTAAAAGAGTTTTGCGTCGTTGTAGTTTGTAGCAATACTCTTGATGAGTTGGCTCGTGAGCTGCCTGGCATCCGGGGCTGCACCAGAAGGTAGCGACAGCATCTCCGTCGTGGTATTCTGGAGCTCCTACGCAATGAGAGCAGCACACGGTTGAAGCCTTGCCACAATGAGCGCAACTGCCCATTTTGAGTGCTTTACAGAGGATGCTTtaggttgaagaagttgggAATTGTTGTGAATGTAAGGGCTTAAAAGGAGAAGAGTAGCGAGAGCGTGAATCACGAAGAATAAGTAACTCCCTGAGCTCCTGATTTAGCTTGGCCTCTTGCCAAGTATGTATTGAACAAGCACAATAGGAAGTCATAGGTAGGCCTtgataggtacctaccttacttatGCGTAGAGTGAAAATTGAACCTCTATATAGAAGgaatgtaggtaggtagacgTGCTCACAATGGGTGACTACCTTACCAAGGAAGCACTAACCACTCTCGTTTGATACGGGCCGAAACAAACAATTTGAATTTTTgcgtttttttttcttcatgGAAATGAGGTAGAAACCCCATTTTCAGCTTATTTCTATTCATGATGCCAAATGATTCTTTGCGACCGAGTAGGCGCAGCCTCTATGCTCAATTTCCACCCTATAACGCCGTCCAGCTTGTCCAAAATTCCACCACTTTAAGTACATCAGGGAGACACAAGGAGCCCAGCTCAGAGAACCCCAAGTTCCTTGATTAACCAGCAGCGTACTTATTCAATTCCCGCCACTTCTTGCGTTGGAGGTGACGTTGCTGGCGTGCGCGAGCAGAAACTTACAACACGTCAATGTCAGCTTGCACGCCTTCGTCCATCCATCGTCTTGGGCAATGCCGAGTTTGATGCTGACATCGCCAATCTTGTCGCCGTCAATCTTATATGGCAAGCTAAGAGGTGTACCAGTTGCATCTGTTTGCCTATGCACATACGCGCCCAGCTGTCGCACAAGCTCCAGGAACCCAACCATGGCGTTATCAAAGCGTCGGTGCATGAAGGTTAATCCTAGAGGCATATCGCCAGAGCTGTACAACTCGAGTACATGCTTCTTTGGGGGTGCGTTGACAGCTCGACTACCTAATCGGCTGGAAGAAGGGCTTGGTACTTCGTATCGGATGATTCTTGACGTACTTCCCATAGGCTGCGGGTCATATCCATCGAATCTGTAGGAAAGCTTGTCCGCAACGGTAACCAAGAGTAGCAGTGCGTGTCCCCATGCGGCGTTGATTTCTGGCCAATCTACCGGTTTATTAGAAAGACGTCCAAGCCGAAGACCGTTGATTGTCGCGAAGCTCCCATCGTGGCTGATACAAAAGGTGTCATTATATACGTTAGATCGCTGCAGCTTTTCTAGGAGCTGGGAATCGTTGCTGTACTTGGCGTTGATGCTGTCCTTTTCCGCCTGGAATTCACCCATCTTGGTGGCAAACTCGTTTCGTTCCCTCCAgaacttctcctcctctttgtCAAGTTGTCGCGACTCCTCCTCAAGAGCTACAAGCTCCCCGTCCAAAGAAGTCTTTTCCgcctccagcttcttcagctcttccaTAGCTGTTGCTCTGTCCTGCTCAGCTTTTCTCAGCGCTTCCCCTTGAGCTTTCATGTCTTCTTCGCTTGGTTTGTTTGCTTTCGCCTCCTTCAGATGTTTGACATAGGCGTCTCTTTCGCGTGAAGCAACCTCTAGCTTCTTCTGCAGGCCCTCAACAAGCATTTCCGTACATTCAACGCAGATAGGGTGGTCGATATCGGATCGCGCGGATAAGATTTCGAAAAGTCGGTTGACCCTTTCCATCTCGTTTCCAACGGGCGCGTCGACATTATCACCATTACTTCTGGCAGAGCTGGCACGGCGCAATGGTGTTGGCATAACGGGAGACTCTGTAGGCTGACTCGGGTGAGTCATCTGGGACTCTGACAATAAAACAAAAGACATAGAGGAATCGCGGGGATGCCCTCCATGGTTGCGCTTGAACGTCGGTGGCCCAGTATTTCTTGAGACCGTTTCGTATAGAGACTTGCGCGCTTGCTCTTGTGGTTGCGTAATTGGTGGGCTCGTCACAGATGATTTCTTAAGGGTCTGGGGAGATGTCGATGCTGGCGAGCAAGGTCAGATACAGGCGCAGAAAAAGGATCAGGCCACATACAAACAAGCACATCGTAGGCGGCTGGGTTGAGGTCCTCGAGGGATCCGTCCAGCCTAAGAGGCTGGCGGCATTTCTGGCAGTTCATACTTGGGTTAACGAGCAGACATTGTTCAAGGCCGGTTGCTGAACGAATGCGCTGTACAGAGCTTTTAAGAAAGAGTGTCGAGCCGTTGGTGGGAAAGGTAGGGAAAGTAAAGAAATGGCCAGAGTAAGGTGTGGTGGATGTCTTAGCGGTGACGTCGGGTTATGTTTAGCATTGGGAGCCACGAGCCAATGCGCAGTTGATCACAGGGTACTGAATGACAGGTGAAACTTACTGTAGTTAAGCTACGGACTATATAATTGCTTACACAACAAGTACAGAGTAAACAAAAGGAAGTATTACAAAGAAAGAGCTATCACAACTAAGCCTGACTCTCAGGTTCTTTCATAAGGTCACATGAAGCTATCGAAGGTCGATAGCATCCAATCCACATGATAATAgtactaggtacctaaggtaggtagatgGATGGCTTGCATTAAGCTGTAGGTACCGCCTGTCCTAGGTTAGCTGGTTAGTAGTGAACCCCGCTAAGTTGATCGATAAGATCTACATGTGTCCAAGTACTTTACGCGATGCACGGCTCCTGATGGCGCGTCACAACGCGTCTAGACCCTTCAGTTGCTCCTCCAAcgaaacatcgtcatcaaagaATGCAGGAGCCATCTAATGGAAGGCTACCATGCATCCTCATAAAGAATGGGCCACAAAATCATGCATGATTTAATTTCGACAGAGATTCCTCAGGGCTTGTTATGACCATATTGACAATGGAACCaccaacaaagaaaaggcgACGGGGCTCCTCAGCTCAAAAAGAGGTTCAAGATGAaagtgacgatgacgaaCTTGCGTCACATCCTCAAGAGATTAGGATGCGCCGAGATCCTGATATTCAGCTTGCTCTCAAGCGGGCGAATGCTGACCATAAACTGCAAGCCACAATGGCTCATATTATCGAAAAATACAGCCGGGACTTTAAGGGTATTGGTGACGAAATCGACATGAACACTGGAGAAATTGTGGTTAATAACGGTCATTTGCGTAATATGCGTGATGAGGGAGATGTTGAGGGactatggatggatggcgaTAGTAATatcgacgaagatgaaggagttCTGCTCGAGGATCTTACGGATGGATATTTCGATGGCGAAGAACCAGTCAAAGGAGTGCAACATTCTCAGAGCGACAATCAGAACAACCAGGAGCCAACGTTTGCAGAACAAGGCGCGCCAACGGGTCAAAGGACTCACAGCGAAGTGTCCCGGGAAGCACTACAAGCTGATATGGGTACGACCATGGATCACTCCCAAATTAACAACGCCATGTTCCATGCCAGTGAACCTCACTTTGGTCTTCCATCCTATGGACTAGGCTCGTCAGTTGGGTTCAGGCGAACTCCCGGATTTGGGCCCTGGGGAGGAATGCACGGTTTTCCCATGCAAGCCTGGGGTCGGGACGATATTCCTCCATATTTTAAC
This region includes:
- a CDS encoding hypothetical protein (EggNog:ENOG41), which gives rise to MGTPQPHELNVVEGDDTSSIVSFEDIPPRSRPRYRHSPPMASMPRVCPKTEILKIDGKVPDVLHVVKYLGWQNNVIECRQSDAAFKHVPPYGFNGDINLVVDDDATGDEKPVIEIITKVLPRSRSPIPIHRRSRGPRDQEDRPITEAFENIDYRYDNLYPDEGQDPEVPGPEISRPFMIIHSDHLINALKAVVAYYPYVSFDGKPVKINAPYRVLYHHRQELARYKDNQPLAHDTDYAATTSKHIDVLLKFLDDNLGDEIRREERRHQLATPRATFDLFWLLLKPGEVFYAKRYDIWTPYVISSVTIGQGNNNSCDVYNINCWMLESNGTKVNRFMFSYNLSPWLGEQAIGSLSIIPAAFWPEDLEAQGGMAMKEKNIALGKLYWELLKRPTYMDYEGLLVNSGPSNRQCRGPTGFMCGRVICDAPGFDTFYNQGPDNMRGGRYHRVPVYNETAPPSKDHLPKDLPRCGCDACMANRPSYSTESPYHGFEDLDPTQDSPPDSDLFYLVCSKTMPGFLLGDRRWGHLNIANLKQLKTDKEAFKYLVLDDEVKMTVKALIGKFAADLGDGKLSPWGNDFVKNKGEGRIFLLHGAPGVGKTCTAECVAELTNRPLISLTSGDLSVDSFNVEANLSYFLELGQRYGALVLLDEADVYLERRRSKDITRNGLVSVFLRALEYYRGVLFLTTNRVQSFDTAFLSRIHVALHYKSLTHEDCERIWTHNFDRLSRDSNGLIHVSGAARDFVWNSHDVRSLKWNGREIRNAMQTALALAENEAQGENLERVTISEKHLRAVVKMSRGFRDYIKTAVPLEGFEKTLNDSDEE
- the VPS30 gene encoding Vacuolar protein-sorting-associated protein 30 (EggNog:ENOG41~BUSCO:EOG09262FJB); translation: MNCQKCRQPLRLDGSLEDLNPAAYDVLVSSTSPQTLKKSSVTSPPITQPQEQARKSLYETVSRNTGPPTFKRNHGGHPRDSSMSFVLLSESQMTHPSQPTESPVMPTPLRRASSARSNGDNVDAPVGNEMERVNRLFEILSARSDIDHPICVECTEMLVEGLQKKLEVASRERDAYVKHLKEAKANKPSEEDMKAQGEALRKAEQDRATAMEELKKLEAEKTSLDGELVALEEESRQLDKEEEKFWRERNEFATKMGEFQAEKDSINAKYSNDSQLLEKLQRSNVYNDTFCISHDGSFATINGLRLGRLSNKPVDWPEINAAWGHALLLLVTVADKLSYRFDGYDPQPMGSTSRIIRYEVPSPSSSRLGSRAVNAPPKKHVLELYSSGDMPLGLTFMHRRFDNAMVGFLELVRQLGAYVHRQTDATGTPLSLPYKIDGDKIGDVSIKLGIAQDDGWTKACKLTLTCCKFLLAHASNVTSNARSGGN